From the Microcoleus sp. FACHB-672 genome, the window TTATAAGAATTTTAGCTCTAACTCTTGCAGCACTCTATTTTTAGTCCAATATTTTTTATTTCATAAGACGATTTATCAATCAGTCTTTAAAGAAATCCCTAACTCAAGTACAGCTCAGATTAACCTAATGTTGCCGGGAAATATGATTGACTCCAGCCAAAATCTTCAACTTTCATTAGAGTTTTCTGATGAACAACTGCTCGCGCTTTGTGAAGCCGCCGATGTAATAGCCTGCGAGTGCCCTAGCTATTTAGTTCGTCTATTGCATGAAGTTAGAGAATTTCGTCATTACACCAGCGAATGTATTGAACGCTTTCCCGAAGATACCGCAACTCATGAATGGCTCAGCAATCGGGCGGCTCAGGTGGAAATGCTTCTAAGTATTACGATTTTAGAGTTTTTGGAAAAAGAAAATCTCCTAGATAATCACAATGAACTGAATCTTGCTCGGCTCTCGGAACGCAGTCGGAAACTTGCTCTGAGCAAAGTCCTGAATTAGTTTTTTGCAACGTACAATTAATTTTTTTATCTGAATTGAAAAAAGCCGAGTTTTACCCTGTTGATTTTTAAGGAAAACTGCGGCTTTTATGTTTAACAACTCTTTTGATAAAGCTGCATCACGTCTGAAAGCGACAGCCGAGACTGCACACCTAGGCTTAAGGGGGAAGTGTGTCCCCGATTTAAATGCTCAGATGCGGCACAGCCAATCATCGCAGCGTTATCGGTGCAAAACTTGAGGGGAGGAAACAGTACCCGTAAATTGTGTTCGCCGGCAGCCATTTGTAAATGCTTTCGCAGTCCACTGTTTGCCGCCACACCCCCACCCACAGCAATCGTGTTCAGTCCGTTGCTAATCGCACAGGCGATTGCTCTTTTTGTCAAGCTCCTAGCCACAGATTGCTGAAAGCTAGCTGCGATATCACTCACCGGCAACTCGTCTTGTTCCTGTTGCAGCTTTTGCACCAGCCGCAGCACGGCTGTTTTCAAGCCACTAAAACTTGAGTCATAAGGATGGTAACCGCCGGAGGGTAAAGAAATATTACCCTCTGGTAGCGGAAACGTTTGAGGGTTGCCTTGTGCGGCTAGCCGGTCAATGGCTGGACCTCCTGGATAGCCTAATTGCAATAACCGGGCCACTTTATCAAACGCTTCGCCGGCAGCATCATCACGCGTTTGTCCCAGGGTTTCATAGTTGCCGCAATCTTTAACATGAATCAAGCTCGTGTGGCCACCTGAAACCAACAAACAGAGAAACGGCGGGTTTAAAGAAGGTTCACTGAGATAGGAGGCGTAAATGTGACCTTCTAGGTGATGAACACCTAAAAAAGGCTTCTGATGGACAATGGCCAGGGTTTTAGCCGCACTTAACCCCACCAAAAGCGCCCCCACCAAGCCCGGAGCACAGGTGGCGGCGACCCCATCAATTTCTTGCCAGTTGAGGTTGGCTTCTTGAAATGCTTGGGCGATCAGTTGATTGATTGCTTCTAGGTGTTGACGCGATGCCACCTCAGGCACAACGCCTCCATACTGCCGGTGTGTGGCAATTTGAGAGGCAATAATACTGCTGCGAACTTGACGATTCTTAACAATCGCCACTGCTGTTTCGTCACAACTTGTTTCAATTGCTAAAACCGTTCCCATTGGCTGGTAATGTTTTGAAATGGATTGGCTACTACAAGTAGCTTAGACTTTCCTGAGTTCACTCAGAAGAGTAAAATTGCATCCAACTGAGGGCAAACTGGCCTGTATTAAGTCGCGGGGCGGTTTGTCCAAAAAACTTTGTGTTTTGTAACAAAAGGAAACAATTCCATGCGACGATTGTTAGCTTTAATTCTGGCGATTGGTCTTTGGATCAGTGTTGCCCCAACTGCCTTTGCCGGTGAGCCAAATGTGGCGGGGCTAGTGCCATGCAGCGAATCCCCTGCTTTTCAGCAACGGGCGCAAAATGCACGCAACACGACCAGCGACCCCCAGTCTGGACAAAAACGTTTTGAGCGTTATTCTCAAGCGCTATGCGGCCCTGAAGGGCTTCCTCACTTGATTCCCGATGGCCGCTGGAGTCATGCTGGAGACTTTATTATTCCGGGCATTCTCTTTCTCTACATTGCCGGCTGGATTGGTTGGGTGGGCCGCGCTTATCTCCAAGCGGTTCGCAAAACCGATAGCCCTGAAGAAAAAGAAATCATCATCGATGTTCCCACGGCAATTAAGTATATGCTAACCGGCTTTACCTGGCCGCTAGCAGCTATCAAAGAAGCCCTCAGTGGTGAACTGTATGCCAAAGATAATGAAATCCCGGTATCACCCCGCTAGTCCACTCTCAGTTGCTTAACTTTTTAAGGAGAATCAACCATCATGCAAGGTTTACCCAGATATCTTTCCTCCGCGCCGGTTCTCGCCACAATTTGG encodes:
- a CDS encoding Photosystem I reaction center subunit III, producing the protein MRRLLALILAIGLWISVAPTAFAGEPNVAGLVPCSESPAFQQRAQNARNTTSDPQSGQKRFERYSQALCGPEGLPHLIPDGRWSHAGDFIIPGILFLYIAGWIGWVGRAYLQAVRKTDSPEEKEIIIDVPTAIKYMLTGFTWPLAAIKEALSGELYAKDNEIPVSPR
- the tsaD gene encoding tRNA (adenosine(37)-N6)-threonylcarbamoyltransferase complex transferase subunit TsaD — encoded protein: MGTVLAIETSCDETAVAIVKNRQVRSSIIASQIATHRQYGGVVPEVASRQHLEAINQLIAQAFQEANLNWQEIDGVAATCAPGLVGALLVGLSAAKTLAIVHQKPFLGVHHLEGHIYASYLSEPSLNPPFLCLLVSGGHTSLIHVKDCGNYETLGQTRDDAAGEAFDKVARLLQLGYPGGPAIDRLAAQGNPQTFPLPEGNISLPSGGYHPYDSSFSGLKTAVLRLVQKLQQEQDELPVSDIAASFQQSVARSLTKRAIACAISNGLNTIAVGGGVAANSGLRKHLQMAAGEHNLRVLFPPLKFCTDNAAMIGCAASEHLNRGHTSPLSLGVQSRLSLSDVMQLYQKSC